Proteins found in one Chiloscyllium plagiosum isolate BGI_BamShark_2017 chromosome 23, ASM401019v2, whole genome shotgun sequence genomic segment:
- the LOC122561638 gene encoding potassium voltage-gated channel subfamily A member 1 encodes MTVLAGDNMDEASALPGHPQDSYPPDNDDHECCERVVINISGLRFETQLKTLAQFPNTLLGNPKKRMRYFDPLRNEYFFDRNRPSFDAILYYYQSGGRLRRPVNVPLEMFSEEIKFYELGEEAMEKFREDEGFIREEERPLPENEYQRQVWLLFEHPESSGPARGIAIVSVMVILISIVIFCLETLPQLKDDRKRTMQVGNTTIPYKSNILNDPFFIVETLCIIWFSFELLVRFFACPSKAEFFKNIMNFIDIVAIIPYFITLGTELAEEEEGNVSGEQATSLAILRVIRLVRVFRIFKLSRHSKGLQILGQTLKASMRELGLLIFFLFIGVILFSSAVYFAEADDQDSHFSSIPDSFWWAVVSMTTVGYGDMYPITIGGKIVGSLCAIAGVLTIALPVPVIVSNFNYFYHRETEGEEQAQYLHVSCPNIASDSELGSRSSSTISKSDYMEIEEDVNNSIDNFREANLRTGNCTVANQNCVNKSKLLTDV; translated from the coding sequence ATGACAGTACTGGCTGGGGACAACATGGACGAAGCGTCGGCTCTGCCCGGCCACCCTCAGGACAGCTACCCCCCGGACAACGATGACCACGAGTGCTGCGAGCGGGTGGTCATCAACATCTCGGGCCTGCGCTTCGAGACCCAGCTGAAAACCCTGGCCCAGTTCCCCAACACCCTGCTGGGCAACCCCAAGAAGAGGATGCGCTACTTCGACCCCCTGCGGAACGAGTACTTCTTCGACCGCAACCGGCCCAGCTTCGACGCCATCCTGTACTACTACCAGTCCGGGGGACGCCTCCGGAGGCCGGTCAATGTACCCCTCGAGATGTTCTCCGAGGAGATCAAGTTCTACGAGCTGGGCGAGGAGGCGATGGAGAAGTTCCGCGAGGACGAAGGCTTCATCCGGGAGGAGGAGAGACCCCTGCCCGAGAACGAGTACCAACGCCAGGTCTGGCTTCTCTTCGAGCACCCGGAGAGCTCCGGGCCGGCCCGGGGCATCGCCATCGTCTCGGTCATGGTCATCCTCATCTCCATCGTCATCTTCTGCCTGGAGACCCTGCCCCAGCTCAAGGACGATAGGAAGAGGACCATGCAAGTGGGCAACACCACCATCCCGTACAAGTCCAACATCCTCAACGACCCCTTCTTCATCGTGGAGACCCTGTGCATCATCTGGTTCTCCTTCGAGCTCCTGGTCCGCTTCTTCGCCTGCCCCAGCAAGGCGGAGTTCTTCAAGAACATCATGAACTTCATCGACATCGTGGCCATCATCCCGTACTTCATCACCCTGGGCACCGAGCTGGCCGAGGAGGAGGAGGGCAACGTGAGTGGCGAACAGGCTACCTCCCTGGCCATCCTCAGGGTCATCCGCCTGGTGCGGGTCTTCCGCATCTTCAAGCTCTCCCGCCACTCCAAGGGCCTGCAGATCCTGGGCCAGACCCTCAAGGCCAGCATGAGGGAGCTGGGCCTGCTCATCTTCTTCCTCTTCATCGGGGTCATCCTGTTCTCCAGCGCCGTCTACTTCGCCGAGGCGGACGACCAGGATTCCCACTTCAGCAGCATCCCGGATTCCTTCTGGTGGGCGGTGGTCTCCATGACCACGGTGGGCTACGGCGACATGTACCCCATCACCATCGGCGGCAAGATCGTGGGCTCGCTGTGCGCCATCGCCGGCGTCCTGACCATCGCCCTGCCCGTGCCCGTCATCGTCTCCAACTTCAACTACTTCTACCACCGGGAGACGGAGGGAGAGGAGCAGGCACAGTACCTGCACGTTAGCTGCCCGAACATCGCCTCGGACAGTGAGTTAGGAAGCCGCAGCTCGTCCACCATCAGCAAGTCCGACTACATGGAGATCGAAGAGGATGTGAACAACAGCATAGACAATTTCAGAGAGGCAAATCTGAGAACTGGCAACTGCACTGTAGCAAACCAAAACTGTGTGAACAAAAGCAAACTGCTGACTGATGTTTAA